TTGCAGTAAAGCGACACGTTCGAAGCTTCCAGGCCGCCTTCTTTTTCCAGGATGCCACCGCGCGGGTTGCGCTGGGTGGGCTTGGTGTGGCGCTTGACCAGGTTCACCCGCTCGATCACCACGCGGCCGGCGCCGGTCAAAAGGCGCAGCACGCGGCCGCGCTTGCCCTTCTCCTTGCCGGCGATGACGACGACGGAATCTCCTTTGCGAACGTGCATCACAGAACCTCCGGCGCCAGCGAGATGATCTTCATGAACCGCTTGGCGCGCAGCTCGCGGGCCACCGGCCCAAAGATGCGAGTCCCGATCGGCTCGTTGTCCTTGTCCACTAAGACCGCCGAGTTCGCGTCGAAGCGGATGTAGGAACCATCCTGGCGCGAGACCTCTTTCTTGGTGCGCACGATGACCGCCTTGGCCACGTCACCCTTCTTGACCTTGGCGTTGGGGATCGCCTCTTTGATCGAGACGATAATCACGTCGCCCAGCGACGCGTACTTGCGCTTGGTGCCGCCCAGAACCCGGATGCACATGATCTTCTTGGCACCCGAGTTGTCGGCCACGTCTAGCGTCGTTGTTGTTTGAACCATGGTTTCACCGAGCTTCTTTCCGTCAGTCCGTTTCGGCCTAAGCCTCTTGCGGCCGCTCGATCAGCTTTTCCACGC
This genomic window from Polyangia bacterium contains:
- the rplX gene encoding 50S ribosomal protein L24, producing the protein MHVRKGDSVVVIAGKEKGKRGRVLRLLTGAGRVVIERVNLVKRHTKPTQRNPRGGILEKEGGLEASNVSLYCNKCAAARRAKVEQREDGKKRRLCLKCSTPFETS
- the rplN gene encoding 50S ribosomal protein L14; the encoded protein is MVQTTTTLDVADNSGAKKIMCIRVLGGTKRKYASLGDVIIVSIKEAIPNAKVKKGDVAKAVIVRTKKEVSRQDGSYIRFDANSAVLVDKDNEPIGTRIFGPVARELRAKRFMKIISLAPEVL